A region of the Deltaproteobacteria bacterium genome:
TACAGGAAGTCATGAATGTCGAAGTCCACTGTGAACACCCGTTTGGTTACAATGTCGTCCCGGTCGATCTCAACCTGGTTTCCGTAGACGAGATCAAGGCCGGGGTTATCGCGGATAATGGTTCCCACCTTCACCAGTGCCCCCGGAAGGAGGAGGTCGTCAGAGTTGACCCATGTCATGAAACGGCCGGTGGCGATGTCCGCTCCCATATTGATGGCGTCGCACTGGCCCCGGTCCGTGCGGCTGTGCCAGTATTTCAGGACTTTCCCGTAGCGCTTGATGATGTCAACGCTTCCATCCGTCGAACCGCCGTCTATGACGATATGCTCCAGGTTGGGATATTCCTGATTGTGGATTGAGATGATGGTGCGCTCAAGGAATTCCGCCTGGTTGAAAGACGGGGTTATCACGGATATTCTCGGCCACGCGGGATCCTGCCGCGGGGGAGATCCGGTGGAAAAACGGGGGGTGCTCAAAAACGCCCGGAACTCCTCGGTGATTTTTTTGCTTGCCGGGAAAAGAGCCATCCGGGTCCTTTCTTTCCTCACGCGGCCGGAGACAGCCTAAATGGTGCTTGAATTCCACCCGCATACAGATATGATGACTTCGTAAAAAGCCTTAATGTGGACTTTTTACGACCCAATCAGATATAGTATGAAAAAAATTCATAGCAAGAAATATTGATGACTTCGTAAAAAGTCATCAATGCGCCCCTCATGGGACGCCCAAATCAATGGCTTGCGGCATAAGTCATTGATTTGTGAGGAAAGTGAAAATGACACTTTTCGCTTTCCGTGGAGCAAAAAGCCACGAATGGACTTTTTGCGATCATATCAAATATTGTATGCTTAAGCTGCGAGTATAGGAGGGGTGACGGCTTGCCGTCAATTGGTAAACTCGGCCCCACGGATGACCGGATAGGGGTGCTTCACGTCATCAGCGGACTCACCGTTGGAGGGGCGGAGCGGATGCTCGTCTGGATGGCCCGCCATCATGACCGGTCGAGGTTTCGGATGGGCGTTGTCTCGCTGATGTCCGGCGGCGGGTTCGCCCATGCCATCCGGAGCGAAGATGTGCCGGTGTTCGAGTTGGGACAGAGGAGAGGCAGAATTTCCGTTTCCGGACTTCGAAGCTTTTTTTCCGTTGTGAAAGGGTTTGGTCCGGAGATCCTTCAGGGGCATATGTTTCATTCGAACATCCTTGTCCGCCTTATGGGGCTTTTCGGCAGGAAACTTCACGTGCTCAATACCATTCATCATGAGCGTGAATCCATCTTCCGGCGTTTGGCCTGTTCGGTAACCGGCCCCATGGTCGAGGCCGAGATCGTTTTTTCTCTACCTTCA
Encoded here:
- a CDS encoding glycosyltransferase, whose product is MALFPASKKITEEFRAFLSTPRFSTGSPPRQDPAWPRISVITPSFNQAEFLERTIISIHNQEYPNLEHIVIDGGSTDGSVDIIKRYGKVLKYWHSRTDRGQCDAINMGADIATGRFMTWVNSDDLLLPGALVKVGTIIRDNPGLDLVYGNQVEIDRDDIVTKRVFTVDFDIHDFLYEVNIIIKQQSAFWSTDLFKRVGGLNDCPYAMDYDLFYRMFMQGMRCRRLDDFLSAFRVYPQSLTGSGEVGRSRGDTVDTIFADYLGRERSLLDRTVMKAWYKTRRFAKEPRALAAALEHRLGSLSGKLQKTVRRLKVHLSSSDS